A region from the Microbacterium lacus genome encodes:
- a CDS encoding amidase, with protein MTGSHVAGAPMGEAGARIHDVVELGVADMLRLLERGEVTSVELVVAYLNRIAYYDRTGLCLHSIAVLDPTCIEQAAASDARRRAGRAGPLEGIPFTIKDSYKARGLSVASGSPALAELVASEDAATVQQLRAAGAVLLGKTNMPPMAAGGMQPGVYGYARSPYHPDYLTAAYGSGSSNGSGTATAASFCAFGMAEETVSSGRAPASNNGLVAYTPSRGVLSIRGNWPLRPTCDVVVPHTRTVDDLLLLLDVLAVTDPDTTGDIWRQQTAVTLPAPEDVIPHPVARPRPERLDGLRIGVPRMYIGEDRESLDPPVIRPSVRALWDRAAEDLRALGAEVIKVDFPAVSNYEEDRPGARGLAERGLVPKNWRALEGGTVTAMALDSFLRDNGDPSLDSWADIDGDTVFPAEDAPVPVWITRARGGFDWQRLAELVKQGVPADYDAVAGLDHLLRGLEEARRIDFEEWMQAEDLDLIAFPAAGDVGRADLFDRPESLEAASRNGVVYSNGNRVIRHLGIPTVTVPMGCMGDIQMPVGVTFAGPAYSDDLLLDHASAYEKATHRRQPAFLTPTLPSNQIDPGTPDALEDRDGDDKAAEPESITIEAVGRSWEVEVRLLEGASFPTHVWADGHILRPDSGEETVFRGRVSLSRPRSANEMLIVTTAGRHAAKLSFVALPDRRKPGDTARKPDR; from the coding sequence ATGACCGGCTCGCATGTCGCCGGCGCGCCGATGGGAGAAGCGGGCGCGCGTATTCATGACGTCGTCGAGCTAGGCGTCGCGGACATGCTTCGCCTCCTCGAGCGGGGCGAGGTGACAAGCGTGGAACTGGTAGTCGCATACCTCAATCGGATCGCCTACTACGACCGCACCGGGCTCTGCCTACACTCGATCGCCGTGTTAGACCCCACTTGCATCGAACAAGCCGCAGCCTCCGATGCCAGACGCCGCGCTGGCCGAGCGGGTCCGCTGGAAGGAATCCCCTTCACGATCAAGGACAGCTATAAGGCAAGGGGTCTCTCCGTCGCTTCAGGTAGCCCCGCTCTGGCCGAGTTGGTAGCCTCGGAGGACGCCGCGACAGTGCAACAACTGCGCGCGGCAGGAGCAGTCTTGCTTGGCAAGACGAACATGCCGCCGATGGCGGCGGGGGGCATGCAACCCGGCGTTTACGGGTATGCGCGGAGCCCCTACCATCCGGATTATCTGACGGCTGCTTATGGATCCGGGTCATCGAATGGCTCGGGCACCGCTACCGCGGCCAGCTTCTGCGCGTTCGGTATGGCGGAGGAGACGGTCTCGTCAGGTCGAGCGCCAGCCTCGAACAACGGCCTCGTCGCCTACACGCCCTCCCGTGGCGTGCTCTCCATCCGTGGCAATTGGCCGCTGCGACCCACCTGCGACGTCGTCGTGCCGCACACCCGCACCGTCGACGACCTCCTCTTACTCCTCGACGTGCTCGCCGTGACCGACCCCGACACGACGGGCGACATCTGGCGGCAGCAGACCGCCGTGACACTGCCCGCGCCAGAAGACGTCATCCCGCACCCGGTGGCACGCCCGCGGCCCGAGCGTCTCGATGGTCTGCGAATTGGCGTGCCACGGATGTACATCGGCGAAGACCGAGAATCTCTCGACCCGCCTGTCATACGCCCCTCGGTACGCGCGCTCTGGGACCGCGCTGCCGAGGATCTCCGCGCGCTCGGCGCCGAAGTGATCAAGGTCGATTTCCCCGCCGTTTCGAACTACGAAGAGGACCGTCCTGGTGCACGTGGCCTCGCGGAACGCGGACTCGTCCCGAAGAACTGGCGTGCCCTTGAGGGCGGCACTGTGACCGCCATGGCACTCGATTCGTTCCTGCGTGATAACGGCGACCCCAGCCTTGACAGTTGGGCCGACATCGACGGCGACACAGTCTTCCCAGCGGAGGACGCCCCCGTCCCGGTTTGGATCACCCGGGCCAGGGGAGGTTTCGATTGGCAGCGACTCGCAGAGCTTGTCAAGCAGGGAGTGCCAGCCGACTACGACGCCGTTGCAGGCCTCGACCATCTCCTGCGCGGATTAGAAGAGGCTCGCCGGATCGACTTCGAAGAATGGATGCAGGCAGAGGATTTGGATCTGATCGCATTTCCTGCCGCCGGCGACGTGGGTCGGGCCGACCTGTTCGACCGACCCGAGAGTCTGGAGGCAGCCTCTCGAAACGGCGTCGTCTACTCAAACGGCAACCGGGTCATCCGGCACCTCGGCATCCCCACCGTCACTGTCCCCATGGGATGCATGGGAGACATTCAAATGCCCGTCGGAGTTACCTTCGCGGGCCCGGCATACAGCGACGACCTCCTCCTCGACCACGCCTCCGCGTATGAGAAGGCGACACATAGACGTCAGCCTGCGTTTCTAACCCCGACGCTCCCGTCGAACCAGATCGATCCCGGCACTCCAGATGCCCTCGAGGACAGAGATGGGGATGATAAGGCAGCGGAGCCCGAATCGATCACTATCGAAGCGGTTGGCCGATCGTGGGAGGTTGAGGTGCGTCTTTTAGAGGGCGCGTCCTTCCCGACGCACGTCTGGGCCGACGGCCACATCCTCCGCCCGGACAGCGGCGAGGAGACGGTCTTCCGTGGCCGCGTCTCACTATCCCGCCCACGCTCAGCGAACGAGATGTTAATTGTCACGACCGCTGGCCGACATGCGGCAAAGCTTTCGTTCGTCGCGCTGCCAGATCGAAGGAAGCCGGGTGACACCGCGAGGAAACCCGATCGATGA
- a CDS encoding sigma-70 family RNA polymerase sigma factor has protein sequence MGSVTTRTSAFDELIRRNEDDLSRYFQRRLLNSADAAEAFGELLLTAWKLRRRIPADPTEARMWMFATARNVMLNSRRTAARRSAAVQRLADEMRTIAPTFATDDVSTELREAIAALPADDAELVRLVYWDGLRSHEAATVLDINPSTARSRLANVKQQLRATLGDGDTESRPPRD, from the coding sequence ATGGGTTCGGTGACGACGCGGACGTCCGCGTTCGACGAGCTGATACGCCGGAACGAAGACGACCTCTCCCGCTATTTCCAGCGCCGCCTGCTCAACAGCGCAGACGCCGCCGAAGCGTTCGGAGAGTTGCTGCTGACCGCGTGGAAGCTCCGACGGAGAATTCCCGCCGACCCCACGGAAGCGCGGATGTGGATGTTCGCGACCGCGCGGAACGTCATGTTGAACTCGCGGCGTACTGCCGCCAGACGTTCAGCGGCCGTGCAACGGCTCGCCGACGAGATGCGCACGATCGCGCCGACGTTTGCAACAGACGACGTCTCCACGGAACTGCGAGAGGCGATCGCGGCACTGCCTGCCGACGACGCCGAACTCGTACGACTCGTCTACTGGGACGGATTACGGTCCCACGAAGCGGCAACGGTGCTCGACATCAACCCGTCGACAGCGAGATCCCGCCTCGCCAATGTGAAACAGCAACTCCGAGCCACGCTGGGCGACGGCGATACGGAGTCCCGGCCACCGCGCGACTGA
- a CDS encoding YegP family protein: MAGKYELYTDASGKYRFRLKAANGQIIASSEAYESKASAQHGIASVKANADSETVDLT, from the coding sequence ATGGCCGGGAAGTACGAGCTCTACACCGATGCCAGTGGCAAGTATCGATTCCGCCTGAAAGCCGCTAATGGCCAGATCATCGCTTCCAGCGAGGCGTACGAGTCCAAAGCGTCAGCTCAACACGGCATCGCATCCGTCAAAGCAAACGCCGACTCAGAGACCGTCGACCTCACCTGA
- a CDS encoding zeta toxin family protein gives MADSTNVVESTAAPSSADVMSLLFPMRAAVATTPALVLVRRPAGVTTAAATGRLVAEHGRDIAVINGDELRAMHPAAANPGPDAMQVVQAAAAEWVRSSLAFAREHRRSILLEGSFTSQATLGLARRFRDDGFEVRVVLCAARRSDSVLAAVSRHLSELRAGIASVFAGRDAVDRDRDGLYGLAAALEQPSAVGRVSVFGHSGASVFDVPGEVPETGFPGVRDAVGVAESGRRSSLEAAQWLSELRRVTDFAKSRRNLPRPVVVALVELHEVALREVIPALPVPAGSIAAAGIERNVAADLVLLRRGLAIERPGDIAAPSVAPVSPNRAGLDR, from the coding sequence ATGGCGGACTCAACGAACGTTGTGGAATCGACGGCCGCTCCGTCATCAGCGGACGTGATGTCGCTGCTCTTTCCGATGCGTGCCGCCGTCGCTACTACGCCAGCGCTGGTCCTGGTGCGCCGACCGGCGGGGGTGACGACCGCGGCAGCCACGGGACGGCTGGTCGCGGAGCACGGGCGGGATATCGCCGTCATCAATGGCGACGAGCTCCGCGCGATGCACCCCGCGGCCGCCAACCCGGGCCCTGACGCGATGCAGGTCGTGCAAGCCGCTGCCGCGGAGTGGGTGCGTTCCAGTCTGGCTTTCGCGCGTGAGCATCGCCGCTCGATTCTGCTGGAGGGGTCCTTCACGTCGCAGGCGACGCTGGGGCTTGCTCGGCGGTTCCGCGATGACGGGTTCGAAGTCAGGGTGGTGTTGTGCGCGGCACGTCGGTCAGACAGCGTCCTTGCGGCCGTGTCCCGGCACCTTTCAGAATTGCGAGCCGGCATCGCGAGCGTGTTTGCCGGTCGCGACGCGGTGGACCGTGACCGAGATGGTTTATACGGGCTGGCGGCTGCTTTGGAGCAGCCCAGTGCGGTGGGTCGCGTCTCGGTCTTCGGGCACAGCGGTGCATCGGTTTTCGACGTGCCCGGTGAAGTTCCGGAGACAGGTTTTCCAGGCGTCAGGGACGCTGTGGGGGTTGCCGAATCTGGACGGCGGTCGAGCCTGGAGGCGGCGCAGTGGCTGAGTGAGCTTCGGCGGGTGACTGACTTCGCGAAGTCCCGACGTAATCTACCTCGGCCGGTGGTGGTGGCGCTGGTCGAGCTCCATGAAGTCGCCCTGCGGGAGGTGATTCCGGCCCTACCGGTGCCCGCGGGATCGATCGCTGCGGCGGGGATCGAACGGAACGTCGCCGCGGACCTCGTTCTTCTCCGGCGCGGGCTCGCGATCGAGCGTCCCGGAGACATCGCCGCGCCGTCCGTGGCTCCTGTCAGTCCGAACCGCGCAGGGCTGGACCGGTGA
- a CDS encoding recombinase family protein: MSRIVGYTREIDGAGAAGDVAELERAGAVQVFTDVASDKPRDRPGLAQCLASLARRDELLVVSSDRLSPNLAHLVSTVADLTDRGVVFRSLSEPALCTTAEIPAGPGEVLLALQHLQRRLRGVETRAGMVSASAQGRHPGRPSVMTEERIAIARELRNHDRSFSHIARVLGVSTSAVQRALRAS; encoded by the coding sequence GTGAGCCGGATCGTTGGGTACACCCGCGAGATCGACGGCGCGGGTGCGGCCGGCGATGTTGCAGAGCTGGAGCGCGCGGGGGCGGTGCAGGTGTTCACCGATGTGGCGTCAGACAAGCCCAGAGACCGGCCGGGACTCGCCCAGTGTCTCGCATCACTGGCCCGGCGCGATGAGCTGCTTGTGGTCAGCTCTGACCGACTCTCCCCCAATCTGGCTCACCTCGTCAGCACGGTTGCGGACTTGACTGACCGCGGGGTGGTGTTCCGGTCACTGTCCGAGCCGGCACTGTGCACGACCGCGGAAATCCCGGCCGGTCCAGGTGAGGTGTTGCTCGCGTTACAGCACCTGCAGCGGCGCCTGCGAGGCGTGGAAACTCGTGCCGGGATGGTGTCGGCGTCCGCGCAGGGGCGGCATCCGGGACGACCGTCGGTGATGACCGAAGAGCGAATCGCGATCGCTCGTGAACTGCGTAACCATGACCGGTCGTTCAGTCACATTGCCCGTGTGCTCGGGGTCAGCACGAGCGCCGTCCAGCGCGCGCTCAGGGCCTCCTAG
- a CDS encoding ParA family protein: protein MKMIAVANQKGGVGKTTVTMQLGAALSRRHRVLVVDVDRQQSTVWWAENMRDRLPFDFAGSQNPQMLSRLHELRIEYDFVLVDTPGSLEDTAVLETVLDAADFAVIPMTPEPLAVEPTLRTIGRLIDPRHLRHAVLLNRIDARNPAQLHRWQELLDTTLGIPRFDTYLRQYKAHADAPILGQLVTTFRDNQRTAGTIGDVTRVGYEMTAQFAPATAARMFR, encoded by the coding sequence ATGAAGATGATCGCGGTGGCGAACCAGAAAGGTGGCGTCGGGAAGACGACGGTCACGATGCAGCTTGGTGCGGCGCTGTCCCGACGCCACCGGGTGCTGGTGGTGGACGTGGATCGTCAGCAGTCGACGGTGTGGTGGGCGGAGAACATGCGGGACCGGCTGCCGTTCGATTTCGCCGGTAGTCAGAACCCCCAGATGCTGAGCCGTCTGCACGAGTTGCGGATCGAGTATGACTTCGTTCTCGTGGACACGCCGGGAAGCCTCGAGGACACCGCGGTCCTAGAGACCGTGCTGGACGCGGCCGACTTCGCGGTGATCCCGATGACGCCGGAGCCGCTGGCGGTGGAGCCGACACTGCGGACGATCGGCCGGCTGATCGATCCCCGGCACCTCCGCCACGCCGTGCTGCTGAACCGGATCGATGCGCGGAACCCCGCACAGCTGCACCGGTGGCAGGAACTCCTGGACACCACCCTCGGCATCCCTCGCTTCGACACGTACTTGCGGCAGTACAAAGCCCACGCCGACGCCCCCATCCTGGGCCAGCTGGTCACGACGTTCCGCGACAACCAACGCACCGCCGGAACGATCGGCGACGTTACCCGTGTGGGCTACGAGATGACCGCTCAGTTCGCCCCGGCAACCGCGGCGAGGATGTTCCGATGA
- a CDS encoding peptidase M23 produces MTRRASLVGTAIVAVLIAALVALIGGAFSDGARSTGPVAAFDAEQLCNASTIISVGAGLGMSTRDQTIAVMTAMGESSLRNLPYGDWETSGVRNPDGSPTTSIGLFQQQDDWGTREQRLDPPTAATLFYNAMAESVPQPERDALEPTLVAHRTQVNDDPQHYARFWPAAVAVVDEITTTDAGLASRCT; encoded by the coding sequence ATGACGCGCCGTGCGAGCCTGGTGGGGACGGCGATCGTCGCCGTGCTGATCGCCGCTCTCGTCGCGCTCATCGGCGGCGCGTTCTCAGATGGGGCCCGGTCGACCGGTCCGGTGGCCGCGTTCGACGCCGAGCAGCTGTGCAACGCGTCCACGATCATCTCGGTGGGCGCGGGTCTGGGCATGTCGACCCGGGACCAGACGATCGCCGTCATGACCGCGATGGGCGAGTCGTCGCTCCGCAACCTCCCCTACGGCGACTGGGAGACCAGCGGCGTCCGCAATCCCGACGGCTCACCGACCACGTCGATCGGCCTCTTCCAGCAGCAGGACGACTGGGGAACGCGCGAGCAGCGCTTAGATCCGCCGACCGCCGCCACCCTGTTCTACAACGCGATGGCCGAGAGCGTCCCCCAGCCCGAGCGCGACGCTCTCGAGCCGACGCTCGTCGCCCACCGCACGCAGGTCAACGACGATCCTCAGCACTACGCGCGCTTCTGGCCGGCGGCCGTCGCAGTGGTCGACGAGATCACGACGACGGATGCGGGCCTCGCATCGCGTTGCACCTGA
- a CDS encoding alpha/beta hydrolase: MTHTHPAPPFDVELGAVLAALGEMLPPTLTPEMIAPMRQGGLLATPIDELIGDRPIRHEERRVPGPAGAPDITLSIFTRTDHVAPGPGIFHTHGGGMILGDRFTGAEEYLNWVVELDAVVVSVEYRLAPENPDPAPVDDCYAGLVWTAAHADELGIDPDRIVIGGASAGGGLAAGVTLTARDLGGPALAGQLLIYPMLDDRNETASSHQVDGFGVWDRGSNDTGWDALLGDRRKTDAVSIYAAPARATDLTNLPPAFIDVASAEVFRDEDVAYAVRIWEQGGIAELHVWPGGFHGFDAMAPQAALSLRARAARLDWLRRTLGV; encoded by the coding sequence ATGACGCACACCCACCCCGCTCCGCCGTTCGACGTGGAGCTCGGCGCGGTCCTGGCCGCGCTCGGCGAGATGCTTCCCCCGACGCTCACGCCGGAGATGATCGCGCCGATGCGCCAGGGCGGTCTGCTCGCGACGCCGATCGACGAGCTCATCGGCGATCGACCGATCCGGCACGAGGAGCGCCGCGTGCCCGGTCCCGCTGGTGCACCCGACATCACGCTGTCGATCTTCACGCGCACCGACCACGTCGCGCCGGGCCCGGGCATCTTCCACACCCACGGCGGCGGGATGATCCTCGGCGACCGCTTCACCGGCGCCGAGGAGTACCTGAACTGGGTCGTGGAGCTCGATGCCGTCGTGGTGTCGGTCGAGTACCGGCTCGCGCCGGAGAACCCCGACCCCGCGCCCGTGGACGACTGCTACGCGGGTCTGGTGTGGACCGCGGCGCACGCCGACGAGCTCGGTATCGACCCGGACCGGATCGTGATCGGCGGCGCCAGCGCCGGCGGCGGGCTCGCCGCGGGCGTCACCCTCACGGCGCGCGACCTCGGCGGACCTGCGCTGGCCGGACAGCTGCTCATCTACCCGATGCTCGACGACCGCAACGAGACGGCGTCCAGCCACCAGGTCGACGGGTTCGGCGTGTGGGATCGCGGCAGCAACGACACCGGCTGGGACGCCCTGCTCGGCGACCGCCGCAAGACGGATGCCGTCTCGATCTACGCCGCCCCGGCACGCGCGACCGACCTCACGAACCTGCCGCCCGCCTTCATCGATGTCGCGAGCGCCGAGGTGTTCCGCGACGAGGACGTCGCCTACGCCGTGAGGATCTGGGAGCAGGGCGGCATCGCCGAACTGCACGTCTGGCCGGGCGGCTTCCACGGCTTCGACGCGATGGCCCCCCAGGCGGCCCTGTCGCTCCGCGCCCGCGCGGCGCGCCTGGACTGGCTCCGCCGTACCCTCGGCGTGTGA
- a CDS encoding EamA family transporter produces the protein MTIRSGTTPAIALVVVGLACQEVGAALAVLLFPEVGPLGMVMLRLVFSAVLLFLIARPGLRGHTRDGWLAVLGFGLVLALMNALFYLALARLPLGVTVTIEVLGPLVLSIVASKRRSAWLWALLAFAGVVALAGGGWDRLDPLGVLFALGAAASWAFYILASARVGREFRGLDGLALAMTAGALIALPFGILTAGSALLRPDLLALGAAVAVLSSTIPYALELIALRRLPAAVFAILMSLSPATAALAGWLLLRQDLTLLEVCGIALVITASIGAVRASSRAAARQQEPLA, from the coding sequence GTGACCATCCGCTCGGGGACGACGCCCGCGATCGCGCTCGTCGTGGTGGGCCTGGCCTGCCAAGAGGTCGGGGCAGCGCTCGCGGTCCTGCTCTTCCCCGAGGTCGGCCCGCTCGGCATGGTGATGCTGCGGCTCGTCTTCTCCGCGGTCCTCCTGTTTCTCATCGCCCGGCCCGGTCTGCGTGGACACACGCGCGACGGCTGGCTCGCCGTGCTCGGCTTCGGCCTGGTCCTCGCGCTCATGAACGCTCTGTTCTACCTCGCGCTCGCCCGTCTTCCGCTCGGAGTGACCGTCACGATCGAAGTGCTCGGTCCGCTCGTGCTCTCGATCGTCGCGAGCAAGCGGCGCTCGGCGTGGCTGTGGGCGCTCCTGGCCTTTGCGGGAGTCGTCGCGCTCGCCGGCGGTGGCTGGGACCGGCTCGATCCGCTCGGCGTCCTCTTCGCCCTGGGTGCCGCGGCGAGCTGGGCGTTCTACATCCTCGCCTCCGCCCGGGTCGGGCGTGAGTTCCGCGGACTCGACGGCCTCGCCCTCGCGATGACCGCCGGAGCGCTCATCGCGCTGCCGTTCGGCATCCTCACCGCCGGATCCGCGCTCCTGCGCCCCGACCTGCTCGCGCTCGGCGCGGCGGTCGCGGTGCTGTCCTCCACGATCCCGTACGCGCTCGAGCTCATCGCCCTGCGGCGACTGCCGGCCGCGGTGTTCGCGATCCTGATGAGCCTGTCACCGGCGACCGCGGCCCTGGCGGGCTGGCTGCTGCTGCGTCAGGACCTGACGTTGCTGGAGGTCTGCGGGATCGCGCTCGTGATCACGGCGAGCATCGGCGCGGTGCGGGCCTCGTCGCGCGCGGCGGCGCGGCAGCAGGAGCCGCTCGCGTAG
- a CDS encoding serine hydrolase domain-containing protein — MRVRPTRGRVALAVAAIAALTLSIAGCTADEKVTLDLPPQVDAAFPEETAQQLQDAIAQAMTASGSSGAIVGVWAPWSGSLVTGVGVESATSSKPVTDDMQFRAAQVTRAMTCDVLYSVADEGLVRLKDPVSKWVSGFPDLSDVTLGELCDGTSGIGSYSSQLSGLFLANPARVWNPRELASYGVGQPRQGEPGAAYRDSDAGYVLLGLALERATGKSAAQLLQDYVAEPLDLTATRLPGGKAAAPSPSGPVLKGHHSSPGADGAMNCTEPTDITTLSASIGYTDAGVVTDIRDLGRYAQALATGALLPEGVDRIENPLPVYGGAPSWYTADGGTLQAGTLIGQFGSVPGYATAAFSDPSSGLTVAVVLNNSGGGGGFAEYLAWELAAIASKAPASGGATAPDAGLPWTAQQYHDQIAAAAICAAPAA, encoded by the coding sequence ATGCGGGTTCGACCCACACGAGGACGTGTCGCGCTCGCCGTCGCGGCGATCGCCGCGCTCACCCTGTCGATCGCGGGCTGCACCGCCGATGAGAAGGTGACGCTCGATCTGCCGCCCCAGGTCGATGCCGCCTTCCCCGAGGAGACGGCGCAGCAGCTGCAGGACGCGATCGCTCAGGCGATGACGGCATCGGGCTCCTCGGGCGCGATCGTGGGGGTCTGGGCGCCGTGGAGCGGGTCGCTCGTCACCGGCGTCGGCGTCGAATCGGCGACGAGTTCGAAGCCGGTCACCGACGACATGCAGTTCCGGGCGGCGCAGGTCACGCGGGCCATGACGTGCGACGTGCTGTACTCCGTCGCCGATGAAGGTCTCGTGCGGCTGAAGGACCCGGTGTCGAAGTGGGTTTCGGGCTTCCCCGACCTCTCGGATGTGACCCTCGGCGAGCTGTGCGACGGAACGTCCGGCATCGGGTCGTACAGCAGCCAGCTCTCCGGCCTGTTCCTGGCCAACCCGGCGCGGGTGTGGAACCCGCGCGAGCTCGCGAGCTATGGCGTCGGCCAGCCTCGTCAAGGCGAGCCGGGTGCCGCCTACCGTGACTCCGATGCCGGCTACGTGCTTCTCGGCCTCGCGCTCGAGCGCGCGACCGGCAAGAGCGCCGCGCAGCTTCTGCAGGACTACGTGGCCGAGCCGTTGGATCTGACCGCGACGCGGCTGCCCGGCGGGAAGGCCGCCGCCCCCTCGCCGTCGGGGCCCGTGCTGAAGGGTCACCACTCCTCGCCCGGCGCGGACGGGGCGATGAACTGCACCGAGCCGACGGACATCACGACGCTGTCCGCGAGCATCGGCTACACCGATGCCGGCGTGGTCACCGACATCCGCGACCTCGGCCGGTACGCGCAGGCGCTCGCGACCGGCGCGCTGCTGCCGGAGGGCGTCGACCGCATCGAGAACCCGCTGCCGGTCTACGGCGGGGCGCCGTCCTGGTACACGGCGGACGGCGGAACGCTGCAGGCCGGCACACTCATCGGGCAGTTCGGCTCGGTGCCCGGCTATGCCACCGCCGCGTTCTCCGACCCGTCGTCGGGCCTGACCGTCGCGGTCGTGCTGAACAATTCCGGTGGTGGCGGCGGCTTCGCCGAATACCTCGCGTGGGAGCTCGCGGCGATCGCCTCGAAGGCGCCCGCCTCCGGCGGCGCGACCGCGCCCGACGCGGGGCTCCCGTGGACCGCTCAGCAGTACCACGACCAGATCGCCGCCGCCGCGATCTGCGCCGCGCCCGCGGCGTGA
- a CDS encoding ATP-dependent DNA helicase: MNTPPLSAEQEALFRLIEDTREHVFVTGRAGTGKSTLLQHLAWNTSKQIAVCAPTGVAALNVEGQTIHSLFRLPIGLIANGQIDQTDATRKILNAIDTLVIDEISMVNADLMDGIDRSLRQARGRRAEPFGGVQIVMFGDPYQLAPVPPRGDEARYISDHYRSFWFFDAKVWVGSVGGDGLMDIGAYGADLNIRELVDIHRQADPAFKAMLNAVRYGRVTADIAQILNDTGARTPPDPADGEHPVITLATRNDIVNSINRRHLGELVGREQTASAEISGDFGRGDASYPADVDLKLKVGAQVMFLRNDTGSFGEPPRWVNGTIGTVVRIAGGTVRVEVDGQQFDVEPAVWERFRYAYDPGSKQLTREIVAEFTQFPLRLAWAVTIHKSQGKTYDRAVVDLGSGAFAPGQTYVALSRLTSLDGLYLSRPLRPSDIRVDPDVQRFMAGVHASAS; encoded by the coding sequence GTGAACACGCCGCCGCTCTCCGCCGAGCAGGAGGCTCTTTTCCGCCTGATCGAGGACACCCGCGAGCACGTGTTCGTCACGGGCCGCGCCGGCACCGGCAAGTCCACGCTCCTGCAGCACCTCGCCTGGAACACGTCGAAGCAGATCGCGGTCTGCGCGCCGACCGGCGTGGCCGCCCTCAACGTGGAGGGGCAGACGATCCACTCGCTGTTCCGCCTGCCGATCGGACTGATCGCGAACGGGCAGATCGATCAGACCGACGCGACGCGCAAGATCCTCAACGCGATCGACACGCTCGTGATCGACGAGATCTCGATGGTCAACGCCGACTTGATGGACGGTATCGACCGGTCGCTGCGGCAGGCGCGCGGGCGTCGTGCCGAGCCTTTCGGCGGCGTGCAGATCGTCATGTTCGGCGATCCGTATCAGCTCGCGCCGGTGCCGCCGCGGGGGGACGAGGCGCGCTACATCAGCGACCACTACCGGTCGTTCTGGTTCTTCGACGCGAAAGTGTGGGTCGGCAGCGTCGGCGGCGACGGGCTGATGGACATCGGCGCGTACGGGGCCGACCTCAACATCCGCGAACTCGTGGACATCCACCGGCAGGCGGACCCGGCGTTCAAGGCGATGCTCAACGCCGTGCGCTACGGACGCGTGACGGCCGACATCGCGCAGATCCTGAACGACACCGGGGCCCGCACACCGCCCGACCCCGCCGACGGGGAACACCCCGTGATCACGCTCGCGACCCGCAACGACATCGTCAACAGCATCAACCGGAGGCACCTGGGCGAACTGGTCGGGCGCGAGCAGACCGCGTCGGCCGAGATCAGCGGTGACTTCGGGCGCGGGGACGCGTCCTACCCGGCCGATGTCGACCTCAAGCTCAAGGTCGGCGCCCAGGTCATGTTCCTGCGCAACGACACCGGATCCTTCGGCGAGCCGCCGCGCTGGGTCAACGGGACGATCGGAACGGTCGTGCGGATCGCCGGCGGAACGGTGCGGGTCGAGGTCGACGGGCAGCAGTTCGACGTCGAACCGGCGGTGTGGGAGAGATTCCGCTACGCCTACGACCCCGGCTCCAAGCAGCTCACCCGCGAGATCGTGGCCGAATTCACCCAGTTCCCCCTCCGCCTCGCGTGGGCCGTGACGATCCACAAGAGCCAGGGCAAGACGTACGACCGCGCCGTCGTCGACCTCGGGTCGGGCGCGTTCGCCCCCGGACAGACCTATGTCGCGCTCTCCCGACTCACCTCGCTCGACGGCCTCTACCTCAGCAGGCCGCTGCGCCCGAGCGACATCCGCGTCGACCCCGACGTGCAGCGCTTCATGGCCGGCGTCCACGCCTCGGCGTCGTGA